A single Ziziphus jujuba cultivar Dongzao chromosome 11, ASM3175591v1 DNA region contains:
- the LOC132800023 gene encoding uncharacterized protein LOC132800023, translating into MAKNPSAYLLFLAILVLTTATSSSATSLNVAVGSQVQVVGRVTCPVRRILPPSGPPVVGVNVSLSCDGDRTSLGQAVTNAGGFYSIALNVGPGILFNTTGCAIFVNLPLANCTALPASGVVRTPLRLLSIVPLTVSQLPLVIDEIRVYLGELLRAI; encoded by the coding sequence ATGGCAAAAAATCCTTCAGCATACTTGCTCTTCCTTGCCATCTTGGTTCTTACCACAGCCACATCCTCATCCGCCACGTCTCTCAATGTGGCTGTTGGATCTCAAGTTCAGGTTGTTGGCAGGGTTACTTGCCCGGTCAGAAGGATTCTGCCTCCCTCTGGCCCACCTGTGGTTGGTGTTAATGTCAGCTTGTCCTGCGATGGAGACAGGACCAGTCTCGGGCAAGCCGTCACCAATGCCGGCGGTTTTTACAGCATCGCTCTCAACGTGGGTCCGGGCATTCTCTTTAACACAACAGGCTGTGCCATCTTTGTCAACCTTCCTCTCGCCAACTGCACTGCTCTCCCTGCCTCTGGAGTAGTTAGAACCCCTCTTCGCTTGCTTTCCATTGTCCCTTTAACGGTTAGCCAACTTCCTCTCGTGATTGACGAAATTCGTGTATATCTTGGAGAACTTTTAAGAGCGATTTGA